In Lates calcarifer isolate ASB-BC8 linkage group LG4, TLL_Latcal_v3, whole genome shotgun sequence, a genomic segment contains:
- the LOC108883640 gene encoding AP-2 complex subunit mu-A: protein MIGGLFIYNHKGEVLISRVYRDDIGRNAVDAFRVNVIHARQQVRSPVTNIARTSFFHVKRSNIWLAAVTKQNVNAAMVFEFLYKMCDVMTAYFGKISEENIKNNFVLIYELLDEILDFGYPQNSETGALKTFITQQGIKGQHQTKEEQSQITSQVTGQIGWRREGIKYRRNELFLDVLESVNLLMSPQGQVLSAHVSGRVVMKSYLSGMPECKFGMNDKIVIDKQGKGGASDDAGKSDLGGGSGKQSIAIDDCTFHQCVRLSKFDSERSISFIPPDGEYELMRYRTTKDIILPFRVIPLVREVGRTKLEVKVVIKSNFKPSLLAQKIEVRIPTPLNTSGVQVICMKGKAKYKASENAIVWKIKRMAGMKESQISAEIELLPTNDKKKWARPPISMNFEVPFAPSGLKVRYLKVFESKLNYSDHDVIKWVRYIGRSGIYETRC, encoded by the exons ATGATTGGAGGACTGTTCATCTACAACCACAAAGGGGAGGTCCTCATCTCCCGGGTCTACAGAGATGACATAGG GCGTAATGCAGTGGACGCGTTCCGTGTGAACGTGATTCACGCCCGGCAGCAGGTTCGATCCCCAGTGACCAACATTGCCCGCACCAGCTTCTTCCATGTCAAGCGTTCCAACATCTGGTTGGCGGCGGTCACCAAGCAGAATGTCAATGCTGCCATGGTGTTTGAGTTCCTTTACAAGATGTGTGATGTCATGACGGCCTATTTCGGCAAGATCAGCGAGGAGAACATCAAGAACAACTTTGTGCTCATCTACGAGCTTCTGGATG AGATCCTGGACTTTGGCTACCCCCAGAACTCAGAGACTGGAGCTCTGAAGACCTTCATCACCCAGCAGGGCATCAAGGGACAG CACCAG ACAAAAGAGGAGCAGTCTCAGATCACCAGCCAGGTGACAGGGCAGATCGGCTGGCGTCGCGAGGGCATCAAGTATCGCCGCAACGAACTTTTCCTGGACGTACTGGAGAGCGTCAACCTGCTCATGTCACCACAAG GTCAGGTCCTGAGCGCCCACGTGTCAGGCCGAGTAGTGATGAAGAGCTACCTGAGTGGAATGCCTGAGTGTAAATTCGGCATGAACGACAAGATTGTCATCGACAAGCAGGGCAAGGGAGGAGCGTCTGATGACGCAGGAAAGAG TGATTTAGGGGGAGGAAG TGGGAAGCAGTCCATAGCCATCGACGACTGCACTTTCCACCAGTGTGTGCGCCTCAGTAAGTTTGACTCGGAGCGTAGCATCAGCTTCATCCCCCCCGATGGAGAGTATGAGCTCATGAG GTATCGCACCACCAAGGACATCATCCTGCCCTTCAGGGTTATTCCCCTGGTGCGGGAGGTGGGCCGCACCAAACTGGAGGTCAAGGTGGTCATCAAGTCCAACTTCAAGCCCTCACTGCTGGCTCAGAAGATCGAG GTGCGTATCCCAACGCCCCTCAACACCAGCGGCGTGCAGGTGATTTGTATGAAGGGAAAAGCCAAGTATAAGGCCAGTGAGAATGCCATCGTCTGGAA GATCAAACGCATGGCCGGGATGAAAGAGTCTCAGATCAGCGCTGAGATTGAGCTGCTGCCCACCAACGATAAGAAGAAATGGGCCAGGCCTCCCATCTCTATGAACTTTGAG GTTCCTTTCGCGCCATCAGGCCTGAAGGTGCGCTACTTGAAGGTGTTTGAGTCCAAGCTCAACTACAGTGACCACGACGTCATCAAATGGGTGCGGTACATCGGCCGCTCCGGCATCTACGAAACTCGCTGCTAA